A genomic window from Tautonia rosea includes:
- the fabF gene encoding beta-ketoacyl-ACP synthase II, protein MRRRVVVTGMGMVTPVGADLESTWNALLAGRSGVDRITLFDASTFPTQIAAEVKDFRLNAYIADWERYNEFSRNTQFALAAAKMAFDDAGYSQDARPDPASFGVYLGAGEGQQDFPRFVDLVHRASKETNRVDMASFVRQGLDRLHPIHEAEQEPGTASAHLASYLDARGPNASCLTACAASAQAIGEAVELIRYGDADVMLSGGTHSMIHPFGVTGFNLLTALSTRNDDPQHASRPFDRDRDGFIIGEGAGMLMLEELEHATRRGARIYGEILGYGSTADAFRLTDSHDEGRGAITCMNEAIRDAGISPEQIDYINAHGTSTEVNDRIETLAIKRSLGDRAYNIPISSTKSMMGHLIAATGSVEAIVCLLAIRDGIVPPTANLDHPSPDCDLDYIPGEARSLKVNLALSNSFGFGGQNIALILGRYRD, encoded by the coding sequence ATGCGACGTCGCGTCGTCGTTACCGGGATGGGAATGGTTACCCCTGTCGGGGCCGACCTGGAATCGACCTGGAATGCCTTGCTGGCAGGGCGCAGCGGGGTTGATCGGATTACCTTGTTCGATGCCAGCACCTTTCCAACCCAGATCGCAGCGGAAGTCAAGGATTTTCGCCTGAACGCTTACATCGCTGATTGGGAACGCTACAACGAGTTTTCCCGAAATACTCAGTTTGCCCTGGCCGCAGCCAAAATGGCGTTTGACGATGCCGGTTATTCACAGGACGCTCGACCCGATCCGGCCTCGTTCGGCGTTTATCTTGGAGCAGGGGAGGGGCAGCAAGACTTCCCTCGGTTTGTCGACCTCGTGCATCGAGCCAGCAAGGAAACGAATCGCGTCGACATGGCCTCGTTCGTCCGGCAAGGTCTGGATCGTCTGCACCCGATCCACGAGGCTGAACAAGAGCCTGGCACCGCTTCTGCACATCTCGCAAGTTATCTCGATGCTCGCGGACCGAATGCCAGTTGTCTGACCGCCTGTGCCGCCAGCGCCCAGGCGATCGGTGAAGCCGTTGAGTTGATCCGCTACGGTGACGCAGACGTGATGCTCTCCGGCGGCACCCATAGTATGATTCACCCGTTCGGAGTCACTGGATTTAATCTGTTGACCGCCCTTTCAACTCGTAACGACGACCCACAACATGCCAGCCGACCCTTCGATCGTGATCGAGACGGCTTCATTATCGGAGAGGGTGCCGGCATGCTCATGCTCGAAGAACTCGAGCATGCCACCCGCCGTGGTGCGCGGATCTACGGGGAAATCCTCGGCTACGGTTCGACGGCTGATGCCTTCCGCTTGACCGACAGTCATGATGAAGGCCGAGGTGCGATCACCTGCATGAACGAAGCGATCCGCGATGCGGGCATTTCCCCAGAGCAAATCGATTACATCAATGCTCACGGAACCAGCACCGAAGTCAACGACCGCATCGAAACCCTTGCGATCAAGCGATCTCTCGGGGATCGGGCATACAATATCCCCATCTCCAGCACTAAGAGTATGATGGGCCACTTGATCGCAGCCACCGGCAGTGTCGAGGCCATCGTGTGTCTGCTCGCCATTCGAGACGGAATCGTCCCGCCCACGGCCAACCTCGACCATCCGAGTCCCGATTGCGACCTCGACTACATCCCCGGTGAAGCCCGTTCCTTGAAGGTGAACCTTGCTCTCTCCAACAGCTTCGGCTTTGGTGGGCAGAATATCGCGTTGATTCTCGGACGTTATCGAGATTGA
- a CDS encoding PD40 domain-containing protein, producing the protein MIASWLTSLVMVGVVVMERSDPPLVWSPSGDWIAFAVATPSVEHSLARFPFFPTDKGDQVELGKTSSDDLSSGLTFRIWAVRVSDGQALKVAESAYPLTSPAWGPDGQGLAFAQVVEDEQDRTLRWEVIIAYGEDREVITSRPLQSEPDRGETLLAEAVVWEPRGAILVVPDPDRIAVELIDHRNRATLRRIEDARFVSFSPLGNRMSFFRSRGDQWELVESDLDLGPEVDRPIDLVARIDQPAIWTSDGQSLLYLKLGNPSAEGRQTRLFKYRVSEQITQEVKEVESPALPGEQILGSYLCVGTDGLDQFFVVQFSGRSTAIAYHQGSHPLDRIHPFSGLGMIGAPSVSPDGDQLALRFGGPGVRSLPARLTLREKTLRPLIPDDELRAAWIVALGEAAEPASATVQRPTRLPLGAELGDLGPSPATYKRLADVGTRLTRDLETNPVSRSLRVRPIAFFSYLQGDYEKVDRVMLELTRTAMNADQALRILGFQAQLCLARGKDREASEMIDFIRHQRRHQVARVEEDGNGGYTVTQGVSDTRSWPDELWNVSQNRVEPRSANRLEPPASPPQTAPSPFDAVVTPEGSPRSSIQNRPPRQDP; encoded by the coding sequence ATGATTGCATCCTGGTTGACCAGTCTGGTCATGGTTGGCGTCGTGGTGATGGAGCGATCAGACCCTCCCCTGGTCTGGTCTCCCTCAGGTGATTGGATTGCATTCGCAGTTGCGACGCCGTCAGTTGAGCATTCCTTGGCTCGCTTTCCGTTTTTTCCGACAGACAAAGGAGATCAAGTCGAACTCGGGAAAACGTCGTCCGACGATCTCAGTTCGGGGCTCACCTTCCGAATCTGGGCGGTTCGGGTATCGGATGGTCAAGCGCTGAAGGTTGCAGAAAGCGCTTACCCGCTGACCTCCCCGGCCTGGGGACCGGATGGTCAGGGACTGGCGTTTGCTCAGGTGGTTGAGGATGAACAGGACCGCACGCTGCGTTGGGAGGTGATCATTGCCTACGGTGAGGATCGAGAGGTCATCACCAGTCGGCCGTTGCAGAGCGAACCTGATCGAGGCGAAACGCTCCTCGCGGAGGCAGTTGTCTGGGAGCCAAGGGGGGCAATTCTGGTAGTCCCTGATCCTGATCGCATAGCGGTCGAATTGATCGATCACAGGAATAGGGCGACGCTTAGGCGGATTGAGGACGCTCGATTCGTCTCGTTTTCTCCCCTGGGAAACCGGATGAGCTTTTTTCGGTCACGAGGAGATCAGTGGGAACTGGTCGAGAGCGATTTGGATCTGGGGCCAGAAGTGGACCGGCCGATTGATCTCGTCGCTCGAATCGATCAGCCTGCGATCTGGACCTCGGACGGCCAGTCGCTGCTCTACTTGAAGCTGGGGAATCCGTCGGCTGAGGGGCGACAAACGCGTTTGTTCAAGTATCGAGTGAGTGAACAGATCACCCAAGAGGTCAAGGAGGTCGAGAGTCCAGCCTTGCCTGGGGAACAGATTCTCGGCTCATATCTCTGTGTGGGAACGGATGGACTCGATCAGTTCTTTGTCGTTCAGTTCTCGGGTCGATCAACGGCGATTGCGTACCATCAAGGAAGCCATCCCCTTGATCGGATTCATCCGTTCTCAGGCCTGGGGATGATTGGGGCACCAAGTGTTTCTCCCGACGGAGACCAACTCGCCCTCCGATTTGGCGGACCGGGGGTGAGATCACTTCCCGCGCGACTCACCCTGAGGGAAAAGACGCTTCGACCGTTGATTCCCGATGATGAACTCCGAGCTGCATGGATTGTGGCTCTTGGTGAAGCTGCGGAACCGGCCTCAGCGACTGTTCAACGGCCGACCCGATTACCCCTCGGCGCCGAGCTCGGCGACCTTGGTCCGTCTCCAGCAACATACAAGAGGCTCGCAGACGTGGGGACTCGACTGACCAGGGACTTGGAAACCAATCCCGTCAGCCGATCACTCAGAGTGCGACCGATCGCCTTCTTTTCCTACCTCCAAGGAGATTACGAAAAGGTTGATCGAGTCATGCTCGAACTCACACGAACGGCAATGAATGCTGACCAGGCACTCAGAATCCTGGGGTTTCAGGCACAGCTTTGCCTGGCACGAGGTAAGGACCGAGAGGCGAGCGAGATGATCGACTTTATTCGTCATCAACGTCGCCATCAGGTCGCCCGCGTTGAAGAGGACGGCAACGGTGGGTATACCGTGACACAGGGCGTTTCCGACACACGATCCTGGCCTGACGAGCTCTGGAACGTTTCACAGAATCGTGTGGAACCGAGATCGGCCAATCGACTGGAACCGCCTGCCTCTCCCCCGCAGACGGCTCCCTCGCCATTCGATGCCGTGGTCACGCCAGAGGGTTCTCCTCGCTCATCAATTCAGAATCGACCTCCTCGACAGGACCCGTGA
- a CDS encoding acyl carrier protein, with amino-acid sequence MPTHEEIYQKVQSTLVDALGVDEEDVTQDATLFGDLGAESIDLLDIVFRLERNFSIKIPRGELFPENISDPEFTENGKLTSKGLIEIKQRMPFADLTEFEADPQVDKLMNLYTVETLVQYVSNKLDGTKS; translated from the coding sequence ATGCCCACCCACGAAGAAATTTACCAGAAGGTCCAGTCGACTCTCGTCGATGCTCTCGGAGTTGACGAGGAAGACGTCACCCAAGACGCAACCCTCTTTGGCGACCTCGGCGCAGAATCAATCGACCTCCTTGATATCGTGTTCCGACTCGAACGGAATTTCAGTATCAAGATTCCCCGTGGTGAGCTGTTCCCGGAAAATATTTCCGATCCCGAGTTCACCGAGAACGGTAAACTCACCTCCAAGGGCCTGATCGAGATCAAGCAGCGGATGCCGTTTGCTGACCTTACCGAGTTCGAAGCCGACCCGCAGGTCGACAAATTGATGAATCTCTACACGGTTGAGACATTGGTGCAATACGTCTCGAACAAGCTCGACGGGACCAAATCCTGA
- a CDS encoding TRAFAC clade GTPase domain-containing protein, with protein MATRRTPDLDALERRLTGPRRIALFGHRAVGKTTLLAMFYREASAGQIPGIRLAAVGARGAEYLADKIARIEAGESPAGTLTETDLELRLYRGPARIDLIVKDYQGEHVALGSDASILEFFADCDAVLLCLDAAGSADPTDRRRRQQEVEHLLERYIGASDNTMIGRPVALLLTKYDRILAAGGPEPDQAEEVVESRFGMTRHALALHAPRSAVFAVSSYGVNAPDDGTPPEHLEPMGLEGPLLWLVEQVEATDRELLEWIWDLAPRDTSRISRCLRAYARRYPNSTKLIEYRRRLRSLRRRAVVRGFVKGISAVALLIASAAVYDASGYHLALAYERGGHSAPEIARRWEQFLAWHPTQPIFWPEESRNARARRDQARVEVARLRAEVGTGEQDALRAELAELKERSPEQLPAIEEAETTLRRREAERRWQEIRAEALIPSQSAEDRLAMIQQFLRDDPDTPFADQAVELADLIRKELDEQEARRDREIVDAWLVDARLPDPDYLDLIERARTFLEARPESPRASEVRSLIDDWVERLDRRDFDRAVAFETSSPRQAFDEQIRRYQDYLRAHAEGGSYIEQAKQSIDRIEQRRDEYLYRQAFDHWSTFPNDLPEVSRRLRDYLELNPQGRYTQAARTFLKRWEELTKPRDYQVTLVRGTVDPSITKTMGGGGPDLGVALWVGGEKYGPSPVIPNSSEPIWNYTFTRPVRWKYGDDVVIQLIDHDWSDSVVATLRSGDDPLAMRVFNGTVRPSRSKGLAKLIFQSDFELPRLPRPAETSAARITDTTE; from the coding sequence ATGGCAACTCGCCGAACTCCCGATCTTGACGCTCTGGAGCGCCGCCTCACCGGTCCGAGGCGCATCGCGCTCTTCGGACATCGAGCTGTCGGGAAAACAACACTGCTTGCGATGTTTTACCGGGAAGCCTCTGCCGGGCAAATTCCCGGAATCCGACTCGCGGCCGTCGGTGCTCGAGGAGCCGAGTACCTCGCAGATAAGATCGCTCGGATTGAAGCGGGCGAATCCCCTGCCGGAACACTGACCGAAACCGACCTGGAATTACGTCTTTATCGCGGGCCAGCCCGCATCGATCTGATTGTCAAGGATTATCAGGGCGAGCATGTGGCCCTGGGTTCGGACGCATCAATCCTCGAATTCTTCGCGGATTGCGACGCCGTGTTGCTCTGCCTCGACGCTGCCGGTTCTGCAGACCCAACCGATCGTCGCCGTCGACAGCAAGAAGTCGAGCATCTTCTGGAGCGTTACATCGGCGCTTCGGACAACACAATGATTGGTCGCCCGGTCGCTCTGCTTCTGACCAAGTACGATCGGATTCTGGCAGCTGGAGGACCTGAGCCGGATCAAGCTGAAGAGGTGGTTGAATCACGGTTCGGGATGACCCGACACGCACTTGCCTTGCATGCGCCGCGATCGGCAGTGTTCGCCGTGAGTTCGTACGGAGTCAATGCACCGGACGACGGCACTCCTCCAGAACATCTTGAGCCAATGGGACTCGAAGGGCCTTTGCTTTGGCTCGTAGAACAGGTCGAGGCGACCGATCGCGAACTTCTGGAATGGATCTGGGATCTCGCTCCTCGCGATACCTCGCGCATTTCCCGATGTCTCAGAGCCTATGCTCGGCGTTATCCGAACTCAACGAAGTTGATCGAGTATCGCAGACGACTTCGTTCACTTCGCCGACGCGCCGTGGTTCGAGGTTTCGTCAAAGGGATCTCGGCTGTTGCCTTGCTGATCGCGAGTGCAGCCGTCTACGACGCATCCGGCTATCATCTGGCCCTCGCTTACGAGCGTGGCGGGCATTCGGCTCCGGAGATCGCACGGCGATGGGAACAGTTCCTCGCCTGGCATCCAACCCAACCGATCTTCTGGCCCGAGGAGTCTCGGAATGCCCGCGCTCGTCGGGACCAAGCTCGGGTCGAGGTCGCGCGCTTACGAGCCGAGGTTGGGACAGGAGAGCAAGACGCCCTTCGTGCAGAACTTGCCGAACTGAAAGAGCGCTCTCCCGAGCAACTCCCTGCCATCGAGGAGGCGGAGACAACCCTCCGCCGTCGCGAAGCCGAGCGACGATGGCAGGAAATCCGGGCCGAAGCACTGATCCCGAGCCAGTCTGCCGAAGATCGGCTTGCGATGATCCAGCAATTCCTTCGAGACGATCCCGACACCCCGTTTGCGGATCAGGCTGTTGAACTCGCTGACTTGATCCGCAAGGAGTTGGATGAACAGGAAGCTCGTCGCGATCGCGAGATCGTCGACGCCTGGCTTGTCGATGCCCGACTTCCCGATCCCGACTACCTCGATCTCATCGAGCGTGCTCGAACATTTCTCGAAGCCCGTCCTGAGAGCCCCAGGGCATCTGAGGTCCGCTCGCTTATTGACGATTGGGTCGAACGACTCGACCGTCGAGACTTCGATCGAGCGGTCGCCTTTGAAACCTCTTCACCTCGTCAGGCATTCGACGAACAAATCCGGCGATACCAGGATTATCTGCGTGCCCACGCCGAGGGCGGCTCCTATATCGAACAGGCCAAGCAATCCATCGATCGAATCGAGCAGCGTCGAGATGAATATTTGTATCGTCAAGCATTCGATCACTGGTCGACGTTTCCCAATGATCTTCCTGAAGTCTCCCGGCGCCTTCGAGACTATCTGGAACTGAATCCCCAGGGTCGATACACCCAGGCCGCACGCACCTTCCTGAAGCGATGGGAAGAACTGACAAAGCCCAGGGACTATCAGGTGACTCTTGTACGAGGGACAGTCGACCCCAGCATTACGAAAACGATGGGGGGTGGGGGTCCGGATCTCGGAGTGGCTCTCTGGGTTGGTGGAGAAAAATATGGTCCTTCCCCCGTCATTCCGAACAGTTCGGAGCCGATCTGGAACTATACGTTTACTCGTCCAGTACGCTGGAAATATGGGGACGATGTCGTCATCCAGCTCATCGATCACGATTGGTCCGATTCGGTCGTGGCCACGCTCCGCAGCGGCGATGATCCCCTGGCGATGCGGGTATTCAATGGAACCGTTCGACCTTCTCGGAGCAAAGGGCTTGCGAAGTTGATCTTCCAATCGGATTTTGAATTACCCCGTCTGCCTCGTCCCGCAGAAACCTCGGCTGCTAGGATCACTGACACGACCGAATAA
- a CDS encoding M28 family peptidase produces the protein MRRLLVITLPILICVSSLTESTAASPELARLRNDVFHLASPELEGRRGEGGRAAGDFIIERLQELGLEPAFGDRYDQEFTSGGLNGRNIAARIQGTDPDRDANWLILSAHYDHLGIRGGQFYPGADDNASAVAMVLEVARCIVEGPDRPSRGILFVFFDLEEEGLLGSQHFVREPPVPLEQIGLFLTADMLGRSFAGICENTLFVMGTEHSPELRPWITDAAAGLPLDLGIVGADLLVIDRSDYGPFRWKQIPFLFFSTGENPVYHTPDDVPETIDYTKLTAATTLIERFVRQAGSAEVLPAWDSERRPWIEEAEAIGLVLGQLLEHQEQLRIPGPQRVMMQGMVGRIAGWVEEGTITTSQRTSMVRIAQIVLFTVL, from the coding sequence ATGCGCCGTCTGCTCGTCATCACGCTTCCAATCCTGATCTGCGTGAGTTCATTAACCGAATCGACTGCGGCCAGTCCGGAACTGGCTCGACTTCGAAATGACGTTTTTCACCTGGCGTCGCCCGAGTTGGAAGGACGACGGGGCGAGGGAGGTCGCGCCGCGGGCGACTTTATCATCGAACGTCTTCAGGAACTCGGATTGGAGCCGGCTTTTGGCGATCGCTATGACCAGGAGTTCACTTCCGGAGGCTTGAACGGGCGCAATATCGCAGCACGAATTCAAGGAACCGATCCTGATCGAGACGCGAACTGGCTGATCCTGTCGGCTCACTATGACCACCTCGGGATCCGGGGTGGCCAATTCTATCCCGGAGCCGATGATAACGCTTCGGCGGTTGCCATGGTGCTCGAAGTCGCCCGCTGTATCGTGGAAGGTCCAGATCGCCCCTCCCGAGGAATTCTCTTTGTCTTCTTTGACCTGGAGGAAGAGGGGTTACTTGGCTCTCAGCATTTTGTTAGGGAACCACCAGTCCCTCTGGAGCAGATTGGGCTGTTCCTGACTGCTGACATGCTCGGGCGATCGTTCGCCGGGATTTGCGAGAACACCCTGTTCGTAATGGGAACCGAACACAGTCCAGAGTTGCGACCCTGGATCACTGATGCTGCTGCCGGTCTGCCGCTCGATCTCGGAATTGTCGGCGCAGACCTTCTGGTCATCGATCGAAGCGATTATGGACCATTTCGCTGGAAGCAGATTCCGTTCTTGTTCTTCTCTACGGGAGAAAATCCCGTTTATCACACACCTGACGACGTTCCCGAGACGATCGACTACACCAAGCTCACTGCCGCAACGACCTTGATCGAACGCTTCGTTCGCCAGGCTGGCTCCGCGGAAGTGCTGCCAGCGTGGGATTCGGAACGGAGGCCCTGGATCGAGGAGGCTGAAGCGATTGGGTTGGTCCTGGGTCAACTCCTCGAACACCAGGAACAGCTTCGTATTCCGGGTCCCCAACGCGTCATGATGCAAGGCATGGTGGGCCGAATCGCCGGTTGGGTCGAAGAAGGGACCATCACGACCTCGCAGCGAACAAGCATGGTCCGAATCGCTCAGATCGTCCTTTTCACGGTACTTTGA
- a CDS encoding beta-ketoacyl-[acyl-carrier-protein] synthase family protein produces MLDVSPTSTNVLFQVLLMVVVPKRRVVITGLGLISPLGIGLEANWSALREGRGGVDQLTSFVIDGLPSNAAGEVLDFHPKSLAIDKHRKALQKNLKYMARDIQLAVAAAELAVVDGKLVEGQIEPDRIGIDLGAGMISTDLDELAPAINLATRADGSFDFEVYGRDGIPEIEPLWMLKYLPNMLACHISILNDCRGPSNTITQGEAAANAAIGEAFRIIQRGQADVMITGGADSKIHPLSFIRMKLNKVNCTWEGEPSGACRPFDTHRCGVVPGEGAGILVIEELEHAQRRGATIYGELLGFSSACDANPSNGIDPEGRGTELAVRGVLRDSGLTPEQLGHVNAHGWGTIDSDLAEARAYHRVFGRSVPVTGLKGYTGNTASGCGAIELIASLLGTQAGLIPATLNCDNPDPRCEIDVVHGDPRPTENPVFVNLNLNRYGQVAALAVRVGPVD; encoded by the coding sequence TTGCTTGATGTTTCCCCAACGAGTACTAACGTCCTGTTTCAGGTCTTGCTCATGGTCGTCGTTCCTAAACGCCGCGTCGTGATCACCGGGTTGGGGCTGATCTCCCCGCTCGGAATCGGCCTCGAGGCCAACTGGTCGGCGCTGCGCGAGGGACGCGGCGGCGTGGATCAGCTGACTTCCTTCGTGATTGATGGTCTTCCAAGCAACGCCGCCGGTGAAGTCCTCGACTTTCATCCGAAATCGCTTGCCATCGACAAGCACCGCAAGGCCCTACAAAAGAACCTGAAGTACATGGCCCGCGATATTCAACTCGCGGTCGCCGCTGCCGAACTGGCCGTGGTGGATGGGAAACTGGTTGAGGGGCAGATTGAACCGGACCGAATCGGGATCGATCTCGGGGCAGGGATGATCTCGACCGATCTCGACGAACTGGCACCCGCCATCAATCTTGCCACCCGAGCGGACGGCTCGTTCGACTTCGAGGTCTATGGACGCGACGGCATCCCCGAAATTGAGCCTCTTTGGATGCTCAAATACCTACCAAACATGCTCGCGTGCCACATCTCGATTTTGAATGATTGTCGAGGACCAAGCAACACCATCACCCAGGGTGAAGCCGCCGCCAATGCCGCGATCGGTGAAGCATTTCGGATCATCCAGCGCGGCCAGGCTGACGTCATGATCACCGGAGGAGCCGACTCCAAGATTCACCCGTTGAGCTTCATTCGCATGAAACTCAACAAGGTGAACTGCACGTGGGAAGGCGAACCCTCGGGCGCTTGCCGTCCGTTTGACACCCATCGATGTGGGGTTGTTCCCGGCGAAGGGGCTGGCATTCTCGTCATTGAAGAACTCGAACATGCTCAACGCAGAGGGGCAACTATCTACGGCGAGTTGCTTGGGTTTTCTTCAGCCTGTGATGCTAATCCTTCGAACGGCATCGACCCCGAGGGACGCGGAACAGAGTTGGCGGTTCGAGGCGTCCTTCGAGACTCCGGACTGACCCCTGAACAACTCGGGCACGTCAACGCCCATGGTTGGGGAACGATCGACTCCGATCTGGCAGAGGCTCGAGCGTACCATCGAGTCTTCGGTCGATCTGTTCCAGTAACTGGATTAAAAGGTTATACGGGAAACACGGCCAGTGGTTGCGGTGCCATCGAATTGATTGCCAGTCTCCTCGGGACACAGGCTGGCTTGATCCCCGCAACCTTGAACTGTGACAATCCGGATCCCAGGTGCGAGATCGACGTTGTTCACGGTGATCCCCGACCAACCGAGAATCCCGTCTTCGTCAATCTGAACCTGAACCGTTACGGGCAAGTTGCCGCCCTCGCTGTCCGGGTCGGCCCCGTGGATTGA
- a CDS encoding 3-hydroxyacyl-ACP dehydratase FabZ family protein produces the protein MRWIWIDKFLEFRSGEFAKAIKNLTLAEEHLHDHLPGYPVMPASLIIEGLAQTGGILVGEAKGFAEKVVLAKIPRAEFHGVACAGDQLIYEVTLADLRSEGAVVDAKAFLDGQLLADVEIVFAHLDQSRSNQIFGPKNFVFTQQLLGVLDLAKAQDRARQLPPPDETTEAPGDTTDLSPTEPSQDLAGQHD, from the coding sequence ATGAGATGGATCTGGATCGACAAATTCCTTGAGTTTCGGAGCGGTGAGTTCGCCAAGGCGATCAAGAACCTGACTCTGGCCGAGGAACATCTTCACGATCACCTCCCGGGGTATCCGGTCATGCCTGCCTCGCTCATCATCGAGGGTCTGGCGCAGACGGGTGGCATCCTGGTCGGTGAAGCGAAAGGCTTTGCCGAAAAGGTCGTCCTGGCAAAAATTCCCCGGGCCGAATTTCATGGTGTGGCCTGTGCGGGTGATCAACTAATCTATGAAGTCACGCTTGCCGACCTTCGTAGCGAAGGAGCTGTTGTCGACGCTAAGGCGTTTCTCGACGGCCAGTTGCTTGCCGACGTTGAGATCGTCTTTGCCCATCTCGACCAGTCACGATCAAACCAGATCTTCGGGCCGAAGAACTTTGTCTTTACTCAGCAACTCCTCGGAGTGCTGGATTTGGCCAAAGCCCAGGACCGCGCCCGGCAATTACCGCCTCCAGACGAGACCACTGAGGCTCCAGGGGACACCACCGATCTTTCCCCGACCGAGCCAAGTCAAGATCTCGCTGGTCAGCATGACTAA
- a CDS encoding class I SAM-dependent methyltransferase, which yields MRTTSRAQSRHWGRHAAQYDELFLDPFEPGVENPILEAIEAIPNAVSKSVIDLGCGTGPLLPRLIKRFQKVTAVDFASAMIEAARERLGNQADQVHFLVRPMDQIDELAGSLDVAVAINSLVMPDVQEIDRTLSAVYRCLRPGGVFFGVVPAIDAIQYQTMLLLDRALDQGIAPSQADRLAAQQAEHHHYDFAFGRFAFQGLRQKFWQSFEVTYRLRKAGFRSIRLEQVLYPWDANLPLGQEFTDQPRSWDWAFEARL from the coding sequence GTGAGGACAACATCACGGGCCCAGTCGCGCCACTGGGGACGACACGCGGCGCAATACGACGAGTTGTTTCTTGACCCCTTCGAACCGGGAGTCGAGAATCCGATTCTCGAAGCCATCGAGGCGATCCCGAATGCCGTATCCAAAAGCGTCATCGATCTGGGCTGTGGCACAGGACCTTTACTTCCACGGCTCATCAAGCGGTTTCAGAAGGTCACCGCGGTCGACTTCGCTTCGGCCATGATCGAGGCCGCCCGGGAGCGACTTGGAAACCAGGCCGATCAGGTCCACTTCCTCGTCCGTCCCATGGATCAGATCGACGAACTGGCCGGCTCGCTCGATGTGGCCGTGGCCATCAATTCGCTTGTGATGCCCGACGTGCAGGAGATCGACCGGACCCTCAGCGCCGTTTACCGATGCTTACGTCCCGGCGGAGTCTTTTTTGGAGTCGTCCCGGCAATCGACGCAATCCAGTATCAGACCATGCTTCTTCTCGACCGGGCCCTGGATCAGGGAATCGCCCCCTCACAAGCCGATCGCCTTGCCGCGCAACAGGCAGAGCATCATCATTACGACTTCGCCTTCGGCCGATTCGCATTTCAAGGGCTGCGCCAAAAATTCTGGCAATCGTTCGAGGTCACATATCGTCTTCGGAAAGCCGGATTTCGCTCCATTCGTCTGGAACAAGTCCTTTATCCCTGGGACGCAAATCTTCCGCTTGGACAGGAATTTACGGATCAACCTCGAAGCTGGGACTGGGCGTTCGAGGCACGTCTCTGA
- a CDS encoding 3-hydroxyacyl-ACP dehydratase FabZ family protein, with the protein MRFVLIDRILDLEPGRRLEAVKNLSLGEEYLADHFPGFPVMPGVLMLEALAQAGAWLIRDMEDFSHSVILLKQARTIKYGSFVEPGRRLVLQVDLIKHGDRETEFKGKGVIDDQVMVGGRFTLMRYNLRERDPALHRTDTQIVEQMRDLYATLRKGSVAAKAMSRNGSVLDPAVMNSPTRSS; encoded by the coding sequence ATGAGATTCGTGCTCATTGATCGGATCCTCGACCTCGAGCCTGGCAGGCGCCTCGAGGCGGTCAAGAATCTCTCGCTCGGAGAAGAGTATTTGGCCGACCATTTTCCGGGCTTCCCTGTAATGCCTGGAGTCTTGATGCTCGAAGCACTCGCTCAGGCAGGGGCCTGGCTGATTCGAGATATGGAAGACTTCTCTCATAGCGTGATCTTGCTCAAGCAAGCCCGGACGATCAAATACGGCAGTTTTGTAGAGCCTGGCCGTCGTCTGGTGCTCCAGGTTGACCTGATCAAACATGGAGATCGAGAAACCGAATTCAAGGGAAAAGGAGTCATCGACGATCAGGTCATGGTCGGCGGTCGATTTACCTTAATGCGTTACAACCTTCGCGAGCGTGATCCAGCGCTTCATCGAACCGACACCCAGATCGTCGAGCAGATGAGAGACCTCTACGCTACGCTTCGTAAAGGCTCAGTCGCAGCCAAAGCCATGAGTCGCAACGGATCGGTCCTCGATCCCGCGGTGATGAACAGCCCGACCCGATCCTCCTGA